The following coding sequences lie in one Candidatus Neptunochlamydia sp. REUL1 genomic window:
- a CDS encoding M18 family aminopeptidase, with amino-acid sequence MTYDALKDLLRFLGDSPTAWHATLEIGNRLAQQDYTPLDEQEKWDLKPEYAYFVERGGSICAFVLPKQAPKKTTILASHTDSPALKLKPNPVFIDEGLPFLRVETYGSPILSTWMNRDLVIAGRLLLSKGDTIDQQLVLLDHAPMMIPSLAIHLDRDTNEKPKKIDKQHHLCPLLGIHGKHREPGKIFEQLTGVKQSNLLGADLYLVPDEKPRLTGITSELVSSYRLDNLASAHASLLALLGAEKHPKDTIQMAIFWNHEEIGSGTDEGAGSPFFIDILKRISLSYKMGEEDFLRMKQGSHFVSIDMAHAFHPGYKSRYDKENAPEIGGGVVIKYNANHRYATSGLTAAQIVKLCQKKNIPHQSFASESNLPCGSTVGAISAAQTGVQTVDIGLAQFSMHAARELISTSDHLELCKLLKNILEN; translated from the coding sequence ATGACATATGACGCACTCAAGGACCTCCTCCGGTTTTTAGGAGATAGCCCCACAGCATGGCATGCAACTCTAGAAATTGGGAACCGCCTAGCGCAGCAGGACTACACTCCGCTTGACGAACAAGAAAAATGGGATCTCAAACCTGAGTACGCCTACTTTGTTGAAAGGGGTGGCTCAATCTGTGCATTTGTTTTGCCAAAACAAGCGCCAAAGAAAACAACTATCCTTGCTTCTCATACCGATAGTCCCGCGCTTAAACTGAAACCAAACCCTGTCTTTATTGATGAAGGACTCCCTTTCCTCCGGGTCGAAACTTATGGAAGTCCTATCCTGAGTACATGGATGAACCGCGACCTGGTGATTGCAGGAAGATTGCTTCTTTCTAAAGGTGACACCATTGATCAGCAGCTCGTCCTTCTTGACCACGCTCCTATGATGATTCCAAGCCTCGCAATCCATTTAGATCGTGATACGAATGAGAAACCGAAAAAAATCGATAAGCAACACCATCTATGCCCTCTTCTAGGAATCCATGGAAAACATCGAGAACCGGGAAAAATTTTTGAACAGCTCACTGGAGTTAAGCAGAGCAACCTATTAGGTGCGGATCTATACCTCGTTCCCGACGAAAAGCCCCGCCTCACGGGGATCACAAGCGAGTTGGTAAGCTCCTATCGCCTCGATAATCTGGCTAGCGCACATGCTTCTCTCCTAGCCCTTTTAGGGGCTGAAAAGCATCCAAAAGATACCATTCAAATGGCGATTTTCTGGAATCATGAGGAGATTGGATCTGGAACAGATGAAGGGGCAGGCTCTCCGTTCTTTATCGATATTCTCAAGCGGATTTCCCTCTCCTATAAAATGGGAGAAGAAGATTTCCTCAGGATGAAGCAAGGGTCCCATTTTGTATCGATTGATATGGCTCACGCTTTCCACCCTGGATACAAAAGTCGGTACGATAAGGAAAACGCTCCTGAAATTGGTGGTGGTGTCGTGATCAAGTACAATGCAAATCACCGCTATGCAACTTCAGGACTTACGGCAGCCCAAATTGTAAAACTCTGCCAAAAGAAAAACATCCCTCATCAATCGTTTGCCTCAGAGTCGAACCTTCCTTGTGGAAGCACTGTTGGAGCGATCTCTGCTGCCCAAACGGGAGTCCAAACAGTCGACATTGGCCTTGCCCAGTTTTCCATGCATGCTGCACGCGAGCTTATCTCTACATCCGACCATCTTGAACTCTGCAAACTCCTCAAAAACATTTTAGAGAACTAA
- a CDS encoding isochorismatase family protein: MHAQEAKHLILCGCSTDMVVQSTARDAHDRNFQVTIAADACGAIDGETHQKALDLCTYIATVSDVKTVIH, encoded by the coding sequence TTGCATGCGCAAGAGGCTAAGCATCTGATCCTTTGTGGATGTTCTACCGATATGGTTGTTCAGTCGACGGCCCGAGATGCCCATGATCGGAATTTTCAAGTGACCATCGCTGCGGATGCCTGCGGTGCTATTGATGGTGAAACGCACCAAAAAGCCCTTGATCTCTGCACTTACATTGCAACGGTCTCCGATGTGAAAACTGTTATTCATTGA
- a CDS encoding heavy metal translocating P-type ATPase has translation MSSFESPYIFDEFFTSGQEESISPFLKKGSRTWARNLSLKSSLLAGFFLLSSFVAKFFMPDLSHLFLLLVYFLVGTPALLHTIEDIKNLEINIDVLMTLAAFLSFLIGSQMEGGLLLVLFAFSGALEESVSRRAKGALINLNHLSPTVGMVIGEDGTLFQKSVREIDVGTCLLVRAGEVVPLDGNVIDGSSFVNLTHLTGESVPVSKTPGDAVQAGSRNLDGTLTVEVMKTSAESTLSKIIKLINEAQGMKPKLQRFLDKFGKRYAITIISLFFIFALTLPWIFSIPFLGIEGSLYRALTFLIAASPCALIIATPTAYLSSISACARKGVLLKGGVTLDAFAACHTIAFDKTGTLTTGKLTCTGIEPIGSVSYSIDVAISVASALERHVTHPMAEAICIYADEKKIQPATLTHFQSVPGFGLKGRATLDGKEVEVKIGNEAFISPDKPLDKKEEMISFLQMGESLFDFRFFDALRPEVKEVLTTLKKKDLEVTMLTGDHAESAHAVAKELGIDQVYADLRPEHKLETVSKLSAEKHLAMVGDGINDAPALTRASVGISMGEIGSATAIDASDIVLLQDDLLLISWLHHKAKKTMLIVRENLTLALGVIVLATTPALLGIIPLWLAVILHEGGTVLVGLNSLRLLRK, from the coding sequence ATGTCTTCCTTTGAATCCCCCTATATCTTTGATGAGTTCTTCACTTCGGGGCAGGAAGAAAGCATTAGTCCATTCTTAAAGAAGGGATCTCGCACTTGGGCAAGAAACCTGAGCCTAAAAAGCTCTTTGCTTGCCGGATTTTTCCTCTTGAGTTCTTTTGTTGCCAAGTTTTTTATGCCCGATCTTTCTCATCTCTTTTTACTTTTGGTCTATTTTTTGGTTGGAACTCCTGCATTACTTCACACGATTGAAGATATTAAAAACTTGGAAATTAACATCGATGTTTTAATGACGCTTGCCGCCTTCCTCTCTTTTTTAATCGGGAGTCAAATGGAGGGAGGACTCCTTCTTGTCCTCTTTGCATTTTCTGGAGCGCTAGAGGAGTCCGTCTCAAGACGCGCCAAGGGAGCTCTTATCAATTTAAACCATCTTTCTCCCACAGTCGGAATGGTTATTGGAGAAGATGGAACCCTATTTCAAAAATCGGTGCGAGAAATCGATGTAGGAACGTGCCTTCTTGTGCGCGCAGGTGAAGTTGTCCCTCTCGATGGAAATGTAATCGATGGCTCCTCCTTTGTAAATCTTACTCACCTCACGGGGGAAAGTGTTCCTGTTTCCAAGACCCCGGGCGACGCTGTGCAAGCAGGAAGCCGCAATCTTGATGGGACGTTGACAGTTGAGGTGATGAAAACCAGCGCTGAGTCCACCCTCTCCAAAATCATAAAATTGATTAATGAAGCGCAGGGGATGAAACCAAAACTCCAACGTTTTTTAGATAAGTTTGGAAAACGCTATGCGATTACCATTATCTCCCTCTTTTTTATTTTTGCTCTCACTCTTCCATGGATTTTTTCGATCCCCTTCTTAGGAATTGAAGGATCACTCTACCGCGCACTCACCTTCTTGATTGCAGCATCTCCTTGCGCTCTAATCATCGCAACACCAACGGCCTACCTCAGCTCCATTAGCGCATGCGCACGAAAAGGGGTTCTCTTAAAGGGAGGAGTGACGCTGGACGCCTTTGCCGCCTGCCATACCATTGCCTTTGATAAAACAGGAACACTCACAACAGGCAAACTCACCTGCACAGGGATCGAACCTATTGGCTCGGTTTCCTATTCTATTGATGTCGCCATTAGCGTTGCAAGTGCGCTAGAGCGCCATGTCACCCACCCTATGGCCGAGGCCATCTGCATCTACGCAGATGAAAAGAAAATCCAACCAGCAACCCTTACCCACTTTCAATCGGTTCCAGGGTTTGGCCTAAAAGGGCGTGCAACACTTGATGGAAAGGAGGTTGAAGTAAAGATCGGAAACGAAGCTTTTATCTCTCCAGATAAACCTCTAGATAAGAAGGAGGAAATGATCTCCTTCTTGCAGATGGGTGAATCTCTCTTTGATTTCCGCTTCTTTGATGCTCTGCGCCCAGAAGTAAAAGAGGTTCTTACCACTCTTAAGAAAAAAGACTTAGAAGTGACAATGCTCACTGGGGATCATGCAGAGAGTGCACATGCTGTAGCAAAAGAGCTTGGTATTGATCAGGTCTATGCCGATCTGCGTCCCGAACACAAGCTTGAGACCGTTTCAAAATTGTCTGCTGAGAAACATCTTGCGATGGTGGGAGATGGAATCAATGATGCGCCCGCTCTGACTCGCGCAAGCGTCGGGATCTCTATGGGGGAAATCGGCAGTGCCACTGCAATCGATGCTTCAGACATCGTTCTTCTCCAAGATGACCTTCTCCTCATCAGCTGGCTTCATCATAAAGCAAAGAAAACGATGCTTATCGTCCGAGAGAATCTCACTCTTGCACTCGGCGTCATTGTTCTTGCAACCACACCCGCTCTCCTGGGAATTATTCCTCTTTGGCTCGCCGTGATCCTCCATGAAGGAGGAACCGTTCTCGTCGGTCTCAACAGCCTTAGACTATTGCGCAAATAA
- a CDS encoding VIT1/CCC1 transporter family protein, protein MTSKTPKQSHEHFEGKDVVEHLKAAREKGAKATEEAHGTETPGHISAGADSAKETAIFLLGMWILFSVFGIPTSKALWILGLFAAGWLLWKIGRSSLLGWARLERLHRLIEQEQWEIQHHRAQEKEELTAMYRQKGLTGKLLDQVIEVLMADDNRLLRVMLEEELGLTLESYEHPLKQAVGAGIGVIAATLCAAIGYFFGGFLGTIVALAIVFSTATLLASKLEGNQLIKSLVWNLAVGILVIGSIHLCAKWMDHVFL, encoded by the coding sequence ATGACATCAAAAACGCCAAAGCAATCCCACGAACATTTTGAAGGAAAAGATGTTGTTGAGCATTTGAAGGCTGCCCGAGAAAAAGGTGCCAAAGCAACAGAGGAAGCCCATGGAACGGAAACGCCGGGCCATATCTCTGCTGGAGCGGATAGTGCAAAAGAGACAGCAATCTTTCTTTTGGGAATGTGGATTTTATTCAGCGTATTTGGGATCCCTACCTCAAAAGCGCTGTGGATCCTAGGTCTTTTTGCTGCAGGCTGGCTTCTTTGGAAAATAGGAAGAAGCAGTTTACTTGGATGGGCCCGCTTGGAACGCTTGCACCGTTTGATTGAACAGGAGCAATGGGAAATCCAGCACCATCGAGCACAGGAAAAAGAAGAACTCACTGCCATGTATCGGCAGAAAGGACTGACAGGGAAACTTCTCGATCAGGTCATTGAAGTGCTTATGGCTGATGACAACCGTCTCCTTCGAGTCATGCTCGAAGAAGAGCTGGGCCTAACACTCGAATCTTACGAGCACCCTCTAAAACAAGCTGTTGGGGCCGGTATCGGTGTTATTGCCGCAACGCTTTGCGCTGCAATTGGGTATTTTTTCGGAGGATTTTTAGGAACAATTGTTGCTTTAGCAATTGTTTTTTCTACGGCCACTCTCCTTGCAAGCAAACTTGAAGGAAACCAACTCATTAAATCACTAGTTTGGAATTTGGCTGTGGGAATACTGGTGATTGGCAGTATTCATCTATGTGCAAAATGGATGGACCATGTCTTCCTTTGA
- the serS gene encoding serine--tRNA ligase, which translates to MLDIKLIRENPTAIEKKLQTKDPEASLKKTLSLDEEIRALKAESEELKTRRNQSAKKVGERKRKGEDTTNLLKTMEGAKEKISTLDHKLSELEEQLKFELGCLPNLPADDIKASLDPQENVLIKSVGTKPSFSFEPKNHMELNKKLQLFDFKRGSKIGGSGWPAYRGMGARLEWALINFMIDTHVSNGFEQWMLPLVGRPDILFGSAHLPKFEDQLFKLQDKDHHLYMIPTSEAVLNGIHYDEILDADTLPLKYTSYSPCFRREAGAAGSQERGLIRTHQFNKVEMFCVTHPEESEKIYDLMVQSAEEILLALGVHYRSMLLVTGDMSFASAKTIDLEVWLPGQDRYYEVSSISNCTDFQARRSHMRFKKGNDKPEFVHTLNGSGLATSRLMVALLENNQQEDGSVIIPTVLHKYLDGMHALT; encoded by the coding sequence ATGCTCGATATCAAACTCATCCGTGAAAATCCCACGGCAATCGAAAAAAAACTTCAAACAAAAGACCCTGAAGCAAGCTTAAAAAAAACCTTAAGCCTTGATGAAGAAATTCGCGCCCTTAAAGCTGAAAGTGAAGAGCTTAAAACGCGCCGTAATCAAAGCGCAAAAAAAGTTGGAGAGCGCAAAAGAAAGGGAGAGGACACTACCAATCTTTTGAAAACGATGGAAGGAGCAAAAGAAAAAATTTCAACCCTCGACCACAAGCTTTCTGAGCTTGAAGAGCAATTGAAATTTGAATTAGGATGTCTTCCCAACCTTCCGGCTGATGATATTAAAGCATCTCTTGACCCACAAGAAAATGTTTTAATTAAGTCTGTTGGCACAAAGCCCTCCTTCTCCTTTGAACCTAAAAATCACATGGAACTCAACAAAAAGCTCCAGCTGTTTGATTTCAAAAGAGGATCAAAAATTGGAGGAAGTGGCTGGCCTGCTTATCGCGGCATGGGTGCTCGCCTAGAATGGGCTCTCATTAACTTTATGATCGACACCCACGTTTCAAATGGTTTTGAGCAGTGGATGCTTCCCTTAGTAGGCCGCCCCGATATCTTATTTGGGTCCGCTCATCTTCCAAAGTTTGAAGATCAACTTTTTAAGCTCCAAGACAAAGACCATCATCTCTATATGATCCCCACCTCTGAGGCCGTTCTTAATGGAATTCACTACGACGAAATCCTTGATGCTGACACCCTCCCTCTCAAATACACCTCTTACTCCCCATGCTTCAGAAGGGAAGCCGGTGCTGCAGGCTCTCAAGAACGAGGCCTTATCCGCACGCACCAATTCAATAAGGTGGAAATGTTCTGCGTTACCCACCCTGAAGAAAGTGAAAAAATCTATGATCTGATGGTTCAAAGTGCTGAGGAAATTCTTCTGGCGCTAGGTGTTCACTACCGCTCCATGCTTCTTGTCACGGGTGACATGTCCTTCGCCTCTGCGAAAACAATTGATTTGGAAGTGTGGCTCCCTGGACAAGACCGTTACTATGAAGTCTCTTCAATTTCTAACTGCACCGATTTTCAGGCGCGCCGCTCGCACATGCGCTTCAAGAAAGGGAATGATAAACCTGAGTTTGTTCACACCTTGAATGGATCTGGTCTTGCTACTTCTCGTCTGATGGTTGCTCTTCTGGAGAACAACCAACAAGAGGACGGATCAGTAATCATTCCGACCGTCCTCCATAAGTACTTAGACGGGATGCATGCCTTAACTTAA